One Gammaproteobacteria bacterium DNA segment encodes these proteins:
- a CDS encoding mobile mystery protein B: protein MKDPLEEQDDASTPLTGEEREDLIPSYITVRSELNEAEQANILDAGQWAFARKRDVLDERFLINLHKRMFGRVWRWAGTLRKSERNIGMDAYRIPVELRQLLDDCRFWIDHGTHEPDEIAARFHHRLVLIHPFPNGNGRHARMATDLLLVAMNRTRFSWGRVNLVDTGQTRQRYVEALRAADHHDIEPLLDFVRS, encoded by the coding sequence ATGAAAGACCCTCTGGAGGAACAGGACGACGCCTCCACCCCCCTTACCGGGGAAGAGCGCGAAGACCTCATTCCGTCCTATATCACCGTTCGCTCGGAGCTAAACGAAGCCGAACAGGCAAATATCCTGGACGCTGGGCAATGGGCGTTTGCGCGCAAACGCGACGTGCTCGACGAACGGTTCCTGATCAATCTGCACAAGCGCATGTTTGGCAGGGTCTGGCGCTGGGCGGGGACGCTTAGAAAGTCGGAGCGGAACATCGGCATGGACGCCTACCGTATCCCGGTCGAGCTTCGCCAGCTACTCGACGATTGCCGTTTCTGGATCGACCATGGCACTCATGAACCGGACGAGATCGCTGCCCGCTTTCATCACCGACTGGTCCTGATTCATCCCTTTCCGAACGGCAATGGCCGACACGCCCGCATGGCGACCGACCTGCTGCTGGTTGCCATGAACCGCACCCGCTTTTCCTGGGGACGAGTCAACCTCGTTGACACCGGGCAGACGCGGCAACGCTATGTCGAGGCCCTGCGCGCAGCCGACCATCACGACATCGAGCCGTTGCTGGACTTCGTACGGTCTTGA
- the speA gene encoding biosynthetic arginine decarboxylase: protein MKTPADNAWGPSQAAELYNIPHWSDGYFGVGDDGQLRALPAGPGNVGGVGLYDLATELRAMGLAPPVLVRFTDILHHRLDALAGAFGSAMAARGYEGTYTAVYPIKVNQQARVVSEVLHHGRGRVGLEAGSKPELMAVLGLASDDNPTVICNGYKDREYIRLALIGRRLGHDTCIVIEKPSELPIVVAAARDLGIEPALGIRLRLASIGKGKWQNSGGERSKFGLTAREVLEAIDTLRQAGLLEHLRLMHFHLGSQVANIRDIQTGLREAARYYAELRRLGVPITRVDVGGGLGVDYEGTARRSFCSMNYSIQEYANNVVQALGEMCETHDLPHPDIITEAGRAMTAHHAMLITEVTDTAVLSDPGELAPPAADEPFILDALRRGLEGLSRRNAVETFHDSVHWLREAQDGFSHGAISLAERAAAEHLYAIACLRIRGLLDASSRGHREVLDTLNESLSDKYICNFSLFQSLPDAWAIDQIFPVVPLHRLNERPARQGVIHDLTCDSDGQLHQYVGPDGVESNLPLHAVAAGQPYLLGIFMVGAYQEILGDMHNLFGDTHSVNVTLTGDGAYRLSEPLHGDKVSSVLNYVHFSAAELLDNYRHQAARAGLSGAEAEGHLAELAHGLEGYTYLEE from the coding sequence TTGAAAACACCTGCAGACAACGCCTGGGGCCCAAGCCAGGCCGCCGAACTCTACAACATCCCCCACTGGAGCGACGGCTACTTCGGCGTGGGCGATGACGGCCAGCTGCGGGCCCTGCCGGCGGGCCCCGGGAACGTTGGCGGCGTGGGCCTCTACGACCTCGCCACGGAATTGCGGGCCATGGGTCTCGCCCCCCCGGTGCTGGTGCGCTTCACGGACATCCTGCACCACCGCCTGGATGCCCTGGCCGGCGCCTTCGGCAGCGCCATGGCGGCCCGGGGCTACGAGGGCACCTATACGGCGGTGTACCCCATCAAGGTCAACCAGCAGGCCCGCGTGGTCAGCGAGGTACTGCACCATGGACGCGGGCGGGTAGGCCTGGAGGCGGGCAGCAAGCCGGAGCTGATGGCGGTGCTCGGCCTCGCCTCGGACGACAACCCGACGGTCATCTGCAACGGCTACAAGGACCGCGAGTACATCCGCCTGGCCCTCATCGGCCGGCGCCTCGGCCACGATACCTGCATCGTCATCGAGAAGCCCTCGGAGCTGCCCATCGTCGTCGCGGCCGCCCGGGATCTCGGCATCGAGCCCGCCCTCGGCATTCGCCTGCGGCTGGCCTCCATCGGCAAGGGCAAGTGGCAAAACTCGGGCGGCGAGCGCTCCAAGTTCGGCCTCACCGCCCGCGAGGTGCTGGAGGCCATCGACACCCTGAGGCAGGCGGGCCTGCTGGAGCACCTGCGCCTGATGCATTTCCACCTCGGCTCCCAGGTGGCCAACATCCGCGACATCCAGACCGGCCTGCGGGAGGCTGCACGCTACTACGCGGAGTTGCGCCGGCTGGGGGTGCCCATCACGAGGGTGGACGTGGGCGGCGGCCTCGGCGTGGACTACGAGGGCACGGCCAGGCGCAGCTTCTGCTCCATGAACTACTCCATCCAGGAATACGCCAACAACGTGGTCCAGGCCCTGGGTGAGATGTGTGAGACCCATGATCTTCCCCACCCGGACATCATCACCGAGGCGGGCCGGGCCATGACCGCCCACCATGCCATGCTGATCACCGAGGTCACGGACACGGCGGTGCTCTCGGACCCGGGTGAGCTGGCCCCGCCGGCCGCCGACGAGCCCTTCATCCTCGACGCCCTGCGGCGCGGCCTGGAGGGGCTGTCCCGGCGCAACGCCGTGGAGACCTTCCACGACAGCGTGCACTGGCTGCGGGAGGCCCAGGACGGCTTCTCCCATGGCGCCATCTCCCTGGCCGAACGGGCCGCCGCGGAGCATCTGTATGCCATCGCCTGCCTGCGCATCCGCGGCCTGCTGGACGCCTCCTCCCGGGGTCACCGGGAGGTGCTGGACACCCTCAACGAATCCCTGTCGGACAAGTACATCTGCAACTTCTCCCTGTTCCAGTCCCTGCCCGACGCCTGGGCCATCGACCAGATCTTCCCGGTGGTGCCCCTGCATCGTCTGAACGAACGTCCCGCACGCCAGGGCGTCATCCATGACCTCACCTGCGACTCCGACGGTCAGCTCCACCAGTACGTCGGCCCGGACGGCGTGGAATCCAACCTGCCCCTGCATGCGGTGGCCGCCGGGCAACCCTACCTGCTGGGGATCTTCATGGTGGGGGCCTACCAGGAGATCCTGGGGGACATGCACAACCTGTTCGGCGACACCCATTCGGTGAACGTGACCCTCACGGGGGACGGCGCATATCGCCTCAGCGAGCCGCTGCACGGCGACAAGGTGAGCAGCGTGCTCAACTACGTCCATTTCTCCGCCGCGGAGTTGCTGGACAACTACCGGCACCAGGCGGCCCGGGCCGGGCTGTCCGGGGCCGAGGCCGAGGGCCACCTCGCCGAGCTGGCCCACGGCCTCGAAGGCTACACCTATCTGGAGGAATGA
- the narL gene encoding two-component system response regulator NarL, which yields MSGDEVTSVLVIDDHPLLRKGVDQLLALDDGLTLVGEAVSGEEGLELARRLAPDIILLDLNMAGMGGHETLRALKTQDPEARVVVLTVSDDEKDVVAALRAGAEGYLLKDMEPEAMLASLHDVAAGKLTLSPRVVGLLGRALRQEALPRTPHEAGLTEREVEVLAALTGGGSNKVIARQLAISEGTVKVHMKNILKKLRLNSRTEAAVWGVSHVPGLAPTDTEASR from the coding sequence ATGAGCGGGGACGAAGTCACGTCGGTCCTCGTAATCGACGACCACCCCCTGTTGCGCAAGGGCGTTGACCAGCTGCTGGCCCTGGACGACGGGTTGACGTTGGTGGGAGAGGCCGTGTCCGGCGAGGAGGGTCTGGAACTCGCTCGGCGACTGGCCCCCGATATCATCCTGCTCGACCTCAACATGGCCGGCATGGGTGGCCACGAGACCCTGCGCGCCCTCAAGACCCAGGACCCGGAGGCCCGAGTGGTGGTCCTGACGGTCTCCGATGACGAAAAAGACGTGGTCGCGGCCCTGCGCGCCGGGGCCGAGGGTTACCTGCTCAAGGACATGGAACCCGAGGCGATGCTGGCCAGCCTGCACGACGTCGCCGCCGGAAAACTCACCTTGAGCCCGCGGGTGGTGGGCCTGCTCGGCCGCGCCCTGCGCCAGGAGGCCCTGCCGCGCACCCCCCACGAGGCGGGGCTCACCGAGCGGGAGGTGGAGGTGCTGGCGGCGCTCACCGGCGGCGGCAGCAACAAGGTGATTGCCCGCCAACTGGCCATCTCCGAAGGCACGGTCAAGGTCCACATGAAGAACATCCTGAAGAAGTTGCGCCTCAATTCCCGCACCGAGGCGGCGGTATGGGGTGTCAGTCACGTCCCGGGGCTGGCGCCGACCGACACCGAGGCCTCGCGTTAG
- a CDS encoding mobile mystery protein A: protein MRPEERATARRILDNRLNLLRESEALACPPRGWIRAIREALGMTTSQLAGRLGVVQSRVPALEQSEAKKTVTLASLEKAANALDCRLVYALVPRRPLEDLVEERARHKAKQWLESTSHSMALEAQSVADADEEEQLKRLTRQLIEKAGSELWDGDE, encoded by the coding sequence ATGCGCCCTGAAGAACGCGCCACCGCGCGCCGAATCCTCGATAACCGACTGAATTTACTGCGGGAGTCAGAAGCTCTCGCCTGTCCGCCGCGTGGTTGGATCAGGGCGATCCGCGAAGCGCTTGGCATGACGACCTCCCAACTCGCCGGGCGGTTGGGCGTTGTCCAATCGCGAGTCCCTGCGCTTGAACAGTCAGAAGCCAAGAAGACGGTGACACTCGCCAGCCTGGAGAAAGCGGCCAACGCGCTGGACTGCCGCCTGGTCTATGCGCTCGTGCCCCGCAGGCCTCTCGAGGACCTTGTGGAGGAGCGCGCCCGGCACAAGGCGAAGCAATGGCTGGAATCGACCAGCCACAGCATGGCGCTCGAAGCACAGAGCGTGGCCGATGCAGACGAGGAGGAACAGCTCAAGCGCCTGACCCGGCAGCTGATTGAGAAGGCCGGCTCCGAGCTGTGGGACGGGGATGAATGA
- the speE gene encoding polyamine aminopropyltransferase, with translation MESGEWFTEVCEEGGSAFSLRLGSKVHEEQSPYQRIEIYETARFGHLMTIDGFVMLTSRDNFIYHEMMAHPALFTHADPKRVVIIGGGDCGTLREVLKHPGVERVTQVDIDERVTRLAERYFPELCESNDDPRAELLFADGIQWVKDAPAGSIDVIIVDSTDPIGPAEGLFREPFYRDCRRALTGGGLVVQQSESPLYHTEGIILPLHQRVREAGFAASVALHFPQCSYPSGWWTATLSARSGDPRAFREADARACTFETRYYNADIHRAALAQPEFLRRRLESLAP, from the coding sequence ATAGAAAGCGGGGAATGGTTCACCGAGGTGTGCGAGGAGGGCGGCAGCGCCTTTTCCCTAAGGCTCGGCAGCAAGGTCCACGAGGAACAGAGTCCGTATCAGCGCATCGAGATCTACGAGACGGCACGCTTCGGCCACCTCATGACCATCGACGGCTTCGTCATGCTGACGAGCCGCGACAACTTCATCTACCACGAGATGATGGCCCATCCCGCGCTGTTCACCCATGCGGACCCGAAGCGGGTGGTGATCATCGGCGGCGGCGACTGCGGCACCCTGCGCGAGGTCCTGAAACACCCGGGGGTTGAGCGGGTGACCCAGGTGGACATCGACGAGCGGGTCACCCGCCTGGCGGAGCGCTATTTTCCCGAGTTGTGCGAGTCCAACGACGATCCGCGGGCCGAGCTGCTGTTCGCCGACGGCATCCAGTGGGTGAAGGACGCCCCCGCCGGCAGCATCGACGTCATCATCGTCGACAGCACCGATCCCATCGGCCCCGCCGAGGGCCTGTTTCGTGAGCCCTTTTACCGCGACTGCCGGCGGGCGCTGACGGGCGGGGGCCTGGTGGTGCAGCAGAGCGAGTCCCCCCTCTACCACACCGAGGGCATCATCCTGCCCCTGCACCAGAGGGTGCGCGAGGCCGGGTTCGCGGCGTCCGTGGCCCTCCATTTCCCTCAATGCAGCTATCCCTCGGGGTGGTGGACCGCCACCCTGTCCGCCCGGTCCGGCGACCCCCGGGCGTTCCGGGAGGCCGACGCCCGCGCCTGCACCTTCGAGACCCGGTACTACAACGCCGACATCCACCGCGCCGCCCTGGCCCAGCCGGAGTTCCTGCGCCGGCGCCTGGAGTCCCTGGCGCCGTGA
- the parA gene encoding ParA family partition ATPase, translated as MAVIALVGNKGGAGKTTLAVNLAAALARRGATAVLDVDPQGSALQWRAFIDHDRAPPVFGPEGDELEGQVAVLRRRFEHLVVDCPPSVHAPATDAALRVVELALIPVQPSPVDLWATVHVERAVAEARETNPGLEAMLVINQLEPRTTLSRLMREALAELELPVATTAIRRRAIYRNTALEGRTVYDAGRRGAAAAAEVDELINEVIRP; from the coding sequence ATGGCCGTAATCGCCCTGGTGGGCAACAAGGGCGGTGCGGGCAAGACCACGCTGGCCGTGAACCTCGCCGCGGCCCTCGCGCGCCGCGGTGCTACCGCCGTGCTGGATGTCGACCCCCAGGGCTCGGCCCTGCAGTGGCGGGCCTTCATCGACCACGACCGGGCGCCGCCGGTGTTCGGCCCCGAGGGGGACGAGCTGGAGGGCCAGGTGGCGGTACTGCGGCGGCGCTTCGAGCACCTGGTGGTGGACTGCCCGCCCTCGGTCCATGCCCCGGCCACCGACGCCGCGCTGCGCGTGGTGGAGCTGGCCCTCATCCCGGTGCAGCCCTCGCCCGTGGACCTGTGGGCCACGGTGCACGTGGAACGGGCGGTGGCGGAGGCCCGGGAGACGAACCCGGGGCTCGAGGCTATGCTGGTGATCAACCAGCTGGAGCCTCGCACCACCCTGTCCAGGCTCATGCGTGAGGCCCTGGCCGAGTTGGAGCTGCCGGTGGCGACCACCGCCATCCGTCGCCGCGCCATCTATCGGAACACCGCCCTGGAGGGCAGGACCGTTTACGATGCGGGACGCCGGGGCGCCGCCGCGGCGGCCGAAGTGGACGAACTCATCAACGAGGTAATCAGGCCATGA
- a CDS encoding histidine kinase: MSLPKNSLLVRLWLLMASITMLAVVSMVTSMVIADRLLGDASAINQAGSLRMQAYVALSTALTTTPAESGEPDPAFDAAEAAFLQRYHNPRLTQVLPTDPADPVRQSYRALGQAWGEVARPLLRQYLEVKNPGTDEATRRQAQAQEQAQDRAREGIREVVTRIDGFVRMLEQRSEDKVLSLRALHTATLFMTLPLIFLTMYFMQTEVLVPLKALLKGAQRARKGDFSVRVSDTSGHELGQLGGAFNSMAEDLSAQYRDLEARVAERTEALRRSNRALELLYRTLSRLNSAPAVAATYRALLDDLREVLGLASGALCMVDPGDGRGHVWITVPTATSTCAAPSCTPCLEQRQTEIRDGHLPDGGAPARLLTVPLVDKGQTYGVINLELRPGARLEDWQLQLATAVGNHVTMALANGRRSVETHRAALLEERAALARDLHDSLAQSLSYLKIQVARLESSLARGGADDATAPLIRELKDGLNGAYRQLRELLTTFRLEMDGRGLARALEETVAELQDRTSTRLYLDNRLGGCRLSPNEEIHVLQIVREALSNVIHHARATHATVALNCSGDGRVAVTVSDDGIGLAAAGAGVHHYGLTIMSERAESLGGTLVLEQTPQGGTAVQVAFPLSEDHSSRTVAGATAAAPGKGADGLWRTWTGDPSVTTR; encoded by the coding sequence ATGTCGCTGCCCAAGAACTCGTTGCTGGTGCGCCTGTGGCTGCTCATGGCGAGCATCACGATGCTCGCGGTGGTGAGCATGGTGACCTCCATGGTCATTGCCGATCGACTGTTGGGTGACGCCAGCGCCATCAACCAGGCGGGTTCCCTGCGCATGCAGGCCTACGTGGCCTTGAGCACCGCCCTGACCACGACCCCCGCGGAGAGCGGTGAGCCGGACCCCGCCTTCGACGCCGCCGAGGCGGCGTTCCTCCAGCGCTACCACAATCCGCGCCTGACCCAGGTCCTCCCCACCGACCCCGCCGATCCGGTACGCCAGTCATACCGGGCGCTGGGGCAGGCCTGGGGGGAAGTGGCGCGGCCGTTGCTTCGGCAATACCTGGAGGTGAAGAACCCTGGCACGGATGAGGCGACGCGGCGCCAGGCCCAGGCCCAGGAGCAGGCCCAAGACCGGGCCCGGGAAGGGATCCGCGAGGTGGTCACGCGGATCGACGGCTTCGTCCGCATGCTGGAGCAACGCTCCGAGGACAAGGTATTGAGCCTGAGGGCCCTGCACACCGCGACCCTCTTCATGACCCTGCCCCTGATCTTCCTCACCATGTACTTCATGCAGACGGAGGTATTGGTGCCCCTGAAGGCCCTGCTGAAGGGCGCCCAGCGTGCCCGCAAAGGCGACTTCTCCGTGCGGGTGAGCGATACCAGCGGCCACGAGTTGGGGCAGTTGGGAGGGGCCTTCAACAGCATGGCCGAGGACCTCTCCGCCCAATACCGGGACCTGGAGGCCCGGGTGGCGGAGCGCACCGAGGCCCTGCGCCGCAGCAACCGGGCCCTCGAGCTGCTTTACCGGACCCTAAGCCGGCTCAACTCGGCCCCCGCCGTCGCGGCCACCTACCGGGCCCTGCTCGACGACCTGCGGGAAGTCCTGGGTCTCGCCTCCGGAGCCCTGTGCATGGTGGACCCGGGGGACGGCCGGGGACACGTCTGGATCACCGTACCCACCGCCACGAGCACCTGCGCTGCGCCTTCCTGCACCCCGTGTCTGGAGCAGCGCCAGACGGAGATCCGCGACGGGCACCTTCCCGACGGCGGCGCGCCGGCGCGGCTGCTCACGGTGCCTCTGGTGGACAAGGGCCAAACCTATGGCGTGATCAATCTGGAGTTACGCCCCGGGGCCCGACTCGAGGACTGGCAGCTCCAGCTTGCCACGGCGGTTGGAAACCACGTGACCATGGCCCTGGCCAACGGCCGGCGCAGCGTGGAGACGCATCGCGCTGCGCTTCTGGAGGAGCGGGCGGCCCTGGCCCGGGATCTTCACGATTCCCTGGCACAGTCCTTGTCTTATCTCAAGATCCAGGTCGCCCGCCTGGAGTCGTCCCTGGCGCGGGGCGGGGCGGACGATGCAACCGCCCCCTTGATCCGCGAACTGAAGGACGGCCTCAACGGGGCCTACCGGCAACTACGGGAACTGCTCACCACCTTCCGGCTGGAGATGGACGGGCGCGGACTCGCGCGGGCCCTGGAAGAGACGGTGGCGGAACTGCAGGACCGGACCTCCACCCGGTTGTACCTGGACAACCGCCTCGGCGGTTGCCGGCTGAGCCCCAATGAGGAGATCCATGTGTTGCAGATCGTGCGCGAGGCCCTGAGCAATGTGATCCATCACGCCCGCGCGACCCACGCCACCGTTGCCCTGAACTGCAGCGGTGACGGGCGGGTCGCCGTGACCGTGAGCGATGACGGGATCGGCCTGGCCGCGGCTGGCGCCGGCGTCCATCACTACGGTCTGACCATCATGAGCGAGCGGGCCGAGAGCCTCGGGGGCACCCTGGTCCTGGAGCAGACCCCGCAGGGCGGGACCGCGGTCCAGGTGGCCTTTCCCCTGAGCGAGGACCACTCATCCCGCACCGTGGCCGGCGCTACGGCGGCGGCGCCCGGGAAGGGCGCTGACGGGCTGTGGCGGACCTGGACCGGCGACCCCTCGGTGACGACGCGATGA
- a CDS encoding NAD(P)-dependent oxidoreductase produces the protein MRAGLATGVIGLGAMGSAMAANLAAAGHLKTVWNRTTTTADTVAAALDVAVADDPADLARRVDLVITCVSRDSDLQAVVDAMAPGLGEGQVVVDTSTVAAATARRIYGQLAPLGADFLDAPVSGGVEGARAGTLAMMVGGDRQVLMRVAPTLAAIARRVVYMGPAGSGQATKAVNQIMAAGINQAVCEALAFGQTMGLPMERVIDVVSQGAAGNWFLEHRGKTMVAGSYAPGFRLELHHKDLQIGQAMAGDAGGPPLPLTDATVADYEALMERDCGGEDISALYRLKRPGMGRRG, from the coding sequence ATGAGGGCAGGCCTCGCAACCGGCGTCATCGGCCTCGGGGCCATGGGCAGCGCCATGGCCGCCAACCTGGCCGCGGCGGGCCACCTGAAGACGGTGTGGAACCGTACTACGACCACGGCCGACACCGTGGCCGCGGCCCTCGATGTAGCGGTGGCCGATGACCCGGCCGACCTCGCCCGCCGCGTCGACCTGGTGATCACCTGCGTGTCCCGGGACTCAGATCTGCAGGCGGTGGTGGACGCCATGGCGCCGGGCCTCGGCGAGGGCCAGGTGGTGGTGGACACCTCCACCGTGGCCGCCGCCACGGCGCGACGCATCTACGGCCAGCTCGCGCCCCTGGGAGCGGACTTTCTCGATGCCCCGGTATCGGGGGGCGTGGAAGGCGCCCGCGCGGGCACCCTGGCCATGATGGTGGGCGGTGATCGCCAGGTGCTGATGCGGGTGGCCCCGACCCTGGCGGCCATCGCCCGGCGCGTGGTCTACATGGGGCCGGCCGGCAGCGGCCAGGCCACCAAGGCGGTGAACCAGATCATGGCCGCCGGCATCAACCAGGCGGTGTGCGAGGCCCTGGCCTTCGGCCAGACCATGGGCCTGCCCATGGAGCGGGTCATCGACGTAGTGAGCCAGGGCGCCGCCGGCAACTGGTTCCTGGAACACCGGGGCAAGACCATGGTGGCGGGCAGCTACGCGCCCGGCTTTCGCCTCGAACTCCACCACAAGGACCTGCAGATCGGCCAGGCCATGGCCGGCGACGCCGGCGGCCCGCCCCTGCCCCTGACGGACGCCACGGTAGCGGACTACGAGGCCCTAATGGAGCGGGACTGCGGCGGCGAGGACATCTCGGCGTTGTATAGGTTGAAGAGGCCGGGGATGGGAAGGAGGGGATAG
- a CDS encoding sulfurtransferase, with the protein MNAEDRVMRPGRGALLLGLWGLMLALASPVAAVTGGAACGPDRIVAGGRPEVMISAPELYHGLKDGEPYVVVDTRSLWWYALGHIEGARHLPVEKVMATVDGVPQMLAPPEQVAEALGKAGIAPDDTVVLYSDAPYKAARVWWTLHNYGHRKVRVLDGGIMGWHRYAFPTTILWPFHRETDYPVPEPRQPLVVDLRQTFRALDDDCAAVIDVRDREEYVGDVVHAGTEEKGRIAGSTHIHWSAFLDDFEKLKSTPEIVALLEDHGISPNQRIITYCHIGLRSSHTVMALYAAGFPADRIGNYDGSWMEWSVNPSLPMAGGEGMGNNGE; encoded by the coding sequence ATGAATGCTGAAGATCGCGTGATGCGTCCCGGCCGGGGCGCCCTTTTGCTTGGCCTGTGGGGCCTGATGCTGGCCCTGGCGTCGCCGGTGGCGGCGGTGACCGGCGGCGCGGCGTGCGGCCCGGATCGGATCGTCGCCGGCGGCCGGCCCGAGGTAATGATCAGTGCGCCGGAACTCTATCATGGGCTCAAGGACGGGGAGCCCTATGTGGTGGTGGATACCCGCAGCCTGTGGTGGTACGCCCTCGGGCACATCGAGGGCGCCCGCCACCTGCCGGTGGAAAAGGTGATGGCCACCGTGGACGGCGTGCCCCAGATGCTCGCCCCCCCCGAGCAGGTGGCCGAGGCCCTGGGCAAGGCCGGCATCGCGCCGGATGACACCGTGGTGCTCTACAGCGACGCCCCCTACAAGGCCGCCCGGGTATGGTGGACCCTCCATAATTACGGTCACCGCAAGGTACGGGTGCTGGACGGCGGCATCATGGGCTGGCATCGCTACGCCTTCCCCACCACCATCCTGTGGCCCTTTCACCGCGAGACCGACTATCCCGTGCCCGAACCCCGCCAGCCCCTGGTGGTGGATCTGAGGCAGACTTTCCGCGCCCTGGACGACGACTGCGCCGCCGTCATCGACGTGCGTGACCGGGAGGAGTACGTGGGCGACGTGGTGCACGCGGGGACCGAGGAGAAGGGACGCATCGCCGGATCCACCCATATCCATTGGTCGGCATTCCTCGATGACTTCGAGAAGCTCAAGTCCACCCCGGAGATCGTCGCCCTGCTGGAAGACCATGGCATCAGCCCGAACCAGCGCATCATCACCTACTGCCACATCGGCCTGCGTTCATCCCACACGGTGATGGCGCTTTATGCCGCCGGCTTTCCAGCGGACCGCATCGGCAACTACGACGGATCATGGATGGAGTGGAGCGTGAATCCGTCTCTGCCGATGGCTGGGGGGGAAGGAATGGGGAATAACGGAGAATAG